The sequence AGCACCAACCGTTTCCGGTCTTCAGCGTCGTACTGGCCAGTCGAAGCCGAACTGCTGCCGGGCGGCTTCGTGCTGCCGCCGGTCAGGCACTGCTGGCGGCGCGACGAAAACACCGCACAGCCGCAGGCCAGTGACCAGCCCTCCCCATCCGCCCGGTTGATCCAACAGATGCGGCGGGTGGCCGAGTCCCACGAACCAGCACTTCGTTAGCTATTTATATTTATATAGAGACGTATGGGGGAGTGTGGATTTAACGGCCCTGTCTCACTTTCGGTGGTGACGGAGGGTGTTGCTATGCGAGGAGGATGCGGTGGCGGAGCAGGGTGAAGCCTGCTCGTCCGTGCATTTGGCGTGCGATCCGTTTGGTCTTGGTGTTGACGCCTTCGGTGGGGCCGTTGCTGTAGGGAAGCGTGAGCGCGGCGTTCACGGCGTCGCGGTCGCGTTCCAGGCCTCGGGTGAAGGCGTGCAGATGAGGTAGGTCGACCGCGCGGACCTGGACGATCCAGAGCGAGAGCCGGTCGGCGTTTCCCGGCTGTGGCGTCAGGAGTGCGGCGAAGCGTCCGACTGCGGCGGCCAGTTGGGTCATCTCTGGGCAGGCGGCGGTGAGCCGTGCCAGGAGATCACGGTGCTCGGGTTTGAGGTTGCCGGGCCTGGTGAGGATCATCCGGGCGAGCCGGCGCGGGGAGATGTGGCTGCGGTCTGCGTCGGCGCGGCCCTGGTTGATGTACTTGTGCAGCCGGTTCAGACAGCCGGTGAACCCGAGTGCCTTGATCTCTTCGAAGAGGTGCTTGACGCCGACGCCGGGGTCCTCGGCTCGACGTTTGCGCAGGTGTTCACGGTAGGGGTCGACGAGGCCGGCACGGTATTTGGGGACGCGGAGCATCCGCTCGGGTCGGTCGGCTCGCGCGTAGCGTTTGACGGTGTTCAGAGCCAACTGCAGGCGACGGGCGCATTCGAGTAGGCCGACGCCCTGATCGAGCAGGTCATGGACCTGATGCCAGCGTTCCAGGGTCGTCTGCGCGCGGGGCCCGTCGTAGATGGGCGCGTCCAGTACGGTCACCCAGCAGGAGCTGTGCGCCTTCACCTCGCTCAAGGTCGCTTCGCAGAGGTTGTGCCACAGATGCCACCTGTCCGCAACCTGCACCGCATCGGGCACCGCACGGCGGATGGCCTCGGCGTAGGTAGCCGAGCCGTCGCGGCACACCACCTCGACGCCGGGATGCTCACGCAGCCACGCTTCGAGGGTGTCGGCGGTGCGGTCGGGCAGCACCTCAATCCGCTCATGGGTCTCGGCGTCGATCACCACGGTGGCATAGCGGTGCCGCCGGCGCAGAGCAAAATCGTCAACGCCGATCACCCGCGGCGTCCGCCCGGTGGGCAACGGGATGCGCAGCAGGGCGCGCAGGGCGGTGTGACGGGACAGGCCCATGGCCAGTATCGCCAGCAAACGCGACCCTGCCCGACCCGCTAACTCCTTGACGACGGCTTTGACCTGCCTGTTCAAACGGACAGTGCGGCGTTGGTATCGCTCCAGCACCCCGGGAACCTGCTCGCGGAAGGTGTGGTGGCAGCCGCGCGTGGGGCACACCAGACGCCGCACCCGCACACGGACCACCACCCGCCGCCCGTCGACCGGAACATCGGCCACCGTCCGCCAGTGATAGCCGTGAACCCTTCCCGACGAGGCCCCGCACACCGGGCAGACCGCGGTGTCCTGCGGCGTCCGGGCCCGCACCACGATCCGCTCACCCTCGTCGACCACGTCCTCGATGACCAGCGGGGACAGCCCCGAGAACACCGCCTGCACAAGCCTATTGACGTCCTCCACAGAGGAGACAACGACCCCTGCGACCCTCCGTCACCGCTGAGTAGGCCCGGGGCGCGGTGTCGGGATTGCTCCCGGTCCGTTTCCCCGAGCCTCTCGCCGAACCGGACGTGCATGTCTCCACGCATCCGGCTCTCCACGGTTTCCGTCGTCAGGCGTTCACGGTGGTAGACCACGGACTGGGGATTCTGGTTGCGCGCCAGCGGTACCGGGTGACCGGTATCGCCGCGATGGGACGCAACTCGATCTCGCCCGCGCTGATCGGTCGCCACCGCCCGACAGGGGTGACGAAGTGTCGGCGGACGTCCGTCCACGACCAGCGGTGCCGGGCGATCAGCATGCGTATCACCCGTTTCCAGATGAAGTTGTCTAACATGCTGAAGACGTTCTTCGCCACGGCGTGCCGGAAGTAGTTGGCCCAACCGTGCGCGACCAGGTTGAGTCTGGTCAGCACGGTCCCGAGGTCCTGCTGTGATGTCCTGCGTGTCAGCGCACGGACCTTCGCCTTCAGCGACCGGATCGGCCGCTTTGCGATGAAGGTGTACACGTGCCACTTGTTCGTGCCTCGCTTACGGCGCCACTGGATGTGAAACCCCAGGAAGTCAAACCCGTCGCTCAGGTGCACCACCCTCGTCTTGGCTGGTGACAGCCTCAGTCCGAGCGGCGCGAGCATCGTCGCGACGTCCTCGCGTAACGCCTGTGCGTGGTCCTCGCCGCCGTGGACGAGGACGACGAAGTCATCGGCGTAGCGCACGAGGCGCCACGTCGCTTCGCCGCGTTTGCGCAGTTGGGCTCGGCGGTACTCACTGGCCATCGTCGCGTCCGGCCGCCACCCGGCCATCAGATGCTCGTCGAGCACCGTCAGCGCGATGTTGGCCAACAACGGGGACAGGATGCCACCCTGCGGCGTGCCGGTGTGGGTGTCCCGCCGGTCACCGAGTTCGGTGAGGATCCCGGCTTTGAGGAACGCCTTCACCAGTGTCAGAACGCGTTTGTCCTTGATCCGTGTCCGGACCCGGTCCATCAACGCGACGTGGTCGATCGAGTCGAAGCACGCCTCGATGTCCGCGTCCAGGACCCACCGGTACCCGTGGGTGCCGTAGTAGTGGATCTCCGCTATCGCGTCCTGCGCCCGCCGCTTGGGCCGGAACCCGTACGAGACCGGCAGGAAGTCGGCCTCGAAGATCGGTTCCAGCACGAGCTTCAGCGCCGCCTGCACGACCCTGTCCGCAACTGTGGGAATACCCAGTCTGCGGACCTTGCCTGACCCGCCCGGTTTCGGGATCTTGCGTTCCCGCACCGGCAGCGGCCGGAACGTGCCCGTCTTCACCTGGACACGCAGGTCGTCCAGGAACCCCGGAACACCGATGTGCCGCTCGACGTCAGCGACGGTCATACCGTCCACGCCGGCAGTTCTGGCTCCCAGGTTGCCCGCGACCCGGCTATACGCCACAAGCAGCGTCGCCGGGTCGTGCACGAGGTTGAACAGGTCATCGAACCGGCGGCCCGGACCGGCCGCCGCCCAACGGTGAAGCTTGGCCTGCATCTCCGCTACCCGCCGGACCGGCCCAGCCGGTTCGGTCAGAGCACCGCCATTCAGCGGCGCGTCTTGCGGCATTGCAGTCTCCTTCCCTCCGCGAAACCGCTGCCGCCCTTCGCCATGTGGCCGGCTTTCCCGGTCTCGGACTACTACGGCGGCTCCGCCCCACCCGGCCCGTTCAGCGGTCGGTGCACCTATCCCGACCGCCGGGCTGGCCGCCCGCCGGCCGGGAACCGCGACCAGGTGGTTCCCGTGTTCACTGTGGTTCGCTCATCGAAGGAGGAGCCCGACTGCGTCCCAGTGGCATCGCCATGAGTACGCCGCAGACCTTCCTCATAGCCTCTCAGACCAGCTCTTACTGGACGTTTGCTTCATCTTCGGGCCGGTAATGGCCGATTCGCGCCTCGACCTCGGTAGCGCGAAATGCCCGACCCGACCTAGAAAGAAAACATATCGGTGGACATAGGCCTACCCGGTTTCAACGCATATCGCCCCGGGATCGTGTCTGGTTCACTTTCATCCCGCACTGACGGACATGACGTCCGCCAGGTCGAGGCCCCGACACCGTACGCCTGCTTCATGACCGAACGGCGCCCCTACCCGTCCGACCTGTCCGACGCCCGCTGGGCCCTGATCGCACCCCGCCTAACCGCCTGGCGGCAAGCCCGCACCGACGCCGGCGTCAGCGGACGTACCCCCACCCACGACCTGCGCGACATCTTCAACGCCATCCTCTACATCAACCGCACCGGCATCGCCTGGCGCTACCTACCCCACGACTTCCCGCCCTACCGCACCGTCTACGGCTACTTCGCCGCCTGGAGCAAAGAAGGCATCTTCACCGAACTCAACTACCAGCTCACCGGCCTCGTCCGCGACCACCACGGCCGCACCACCGAACCCACCGCATCCATCATGGACAGCCAGAGCGTGAAGACCTCCACCAACGTCCCACTATCCACACAGGGCACCGACGCCGGAAAGAAAGTCGTCGGCCGCAAACGCGGCATCCTCACCGACACCCTCGGCCTCCTCCTCGCCGTCACCGTCACCGCCGCAAGCGCCAGCGACAACACCATCGGCATCAACCTGCTCAACCAGGCCACCACCACCCACCCCACCCTCACCAAAACCTGGGTCGACGCCGGCTTCAAAAACCGCGTCGTCGAACACGGCGCCGCACTCGGCGTCGACGTCGAGACCGTCACCAAAGACCCCCAGGCCAAAGGCTTCAGCGTGGTCAAACGGCGATGGGTCGTCGAACGCACCATCGGCTGGCTCATGCACCACCGCCGACTCGTCCGCGACTACGAAGCACGACCCGACAACTCCGCCAGCATGATCACCATCGCCATGATCGACAACCTCGCCAAACGCCTCACCACCGAAACCACCCCAACCTGGCGAGAACCCCTACAACCCCAACACACACAAAATACGTGAATCAGACGTCCTCTTATACACCGACCTGGAAGATCCCCACCGCTTCGGTATACGGCAGGAAAGCACCGCGCCCGACCCACATCCACCAGGTTCGAGTCGGTGTCACTGTTGAAGGACGTAAGACGCCGGTTCCTCGCGTACTCCTCTTCGACTCGCTAGCCGAACCCGCCCCATCTGGCAGTACTGGCACGTCCCGGCGTTGTCAGGGCTGCTCCCACCCTCCCCGGCACCACCCGGATCAGGCTGCCCCCAGCTACATCAACCTGCTGCGACAGGCCAAAGGCGGTGGTCTCTCACCTCCACTCGAACCAACAGCACCTCACGGCGCAAACCGAATATGAGACAGGGCCGCTAGCGAGACAGCCCCCCAGCCGATGATCTCAGGGTGCTCCATGGGTGCTCGGACGTCGGGGTACTGACACGGACGTACAGGGATGCAGCCGGATTTGAGGGTCTCGGCGAGGGCGTCCAGTAAATCGAAAGTGTGGATATGTGGGGGCTGTGGGGCGCGGACCTGCGGGGATTCAGCGGGACGCGGAGGGACTGGGCTGGACACGGCCGGATAGATTTCCTGATAGAGTAAGAATCGGAGGGGATTAGATTCCACTTCGGACTACGGATCAGAAGGTTAGGGGTTCGAATCCCTTCGGGCGCGCAAGATCGTAAGGCGCTTGACCTGCAAGAACATGGGTCAAGCGCCTTTGCTTTTTCATCCCTAATGGACGGTTGGGTGCTCGGTGGGTGCTCGTGCGACGAGCATCCCCTCCGTCCGCTCCGTCCCGGTGGCAGCCCGTCCTGTCCCAATGGGTTTTGATCATGGTTTCTCCTCTCGCCCTACGAGCCCAGACAACGAGACGGTGAGGCCGGCCGGGCTTCCTGGTCGGGGATCGCGGCGCTGGCGGTACGTGTACCTGCCGAAAGTGTCATCCGGGCAGGTCAGGCGGCATGTTCGTACTCGTGGAGGATGCCGCCGAGGCGGTCACGTCGGTGGATGTTCAGGTGGATGAAACGGTCCGGGTCGGTGATCGGTTCGGGCAGTGGCGCGAGTGGCCGGGCGTTAGCGATGCCCTGATGAGGGCGATGCTCGTTGTAGAAGACCTCGTACTCGCGGAGCGCGTGTAGCAGGTGCCGCTGGTGGAGGATCAGGGTCTGGTCGAGAAGTTCACGCCGGCAGGTCCGGACCAGCGTTCCATCACCGCGTTCATCCTGGGTACCCAGACTCCGCTGAGGACCATGTCGATACCGGCGTCGGCGAGGATGGTGTCGAACAGGGCCGGGTACGTGCCGTCCCTGTCACGGATCATGTACTTCACCTGGCAGCCGGCGTCCTCCAGGTCCGTCACCAGGTTGCGTGCGGTCTGGGTCACCCAACCTGCGGTCGGGTGCGCTGTCACGCCGAGGACTCGGATGCGGCCTGTGGCGTGCTCGATGATGGCCAGGACGTAGAGGCGGCCGCCGGTCAGGGTGGTCGTCTCGAAGAAGTCGGCGGCAATGACGGCGTGGGCCTGGGAGCGTAGGAACGCCGCCCAGGTGCCGCTGGTGCGCTGAGGTGCCGGATCGACGCCCGCGGCTTTCAGGATCTCCCAGACGGTGGACGCGGCGACCTTGACGCCCAGCACGAGCAGTTCGCCGTGGATACGGCGGTATCCCCAGGTGCTGTTCTCCGAGGCCAGACGCAGAACCAGCCGGCGGATCGACCGGACGGTTCGTAGCCGCCCGGCCTGGTGAGGCCGGCAACGGCGGGCGCGCCGCCGGGCGATCAGGTCCCGGCGCCAGCGCAGCACGGTATCCGGGCGCACCAGCAACCACAGACGGTTGCGCACGGTTCGCGGCAGCGGGTACAGCAGGGCCGCCAGCCACGCCCGATCCGCCGGGGTGAACCGGACCCGGTCGCCGTGCAGGTGCCGTTCAAGCGCCATGATCTGGTGCCGCAAGGCCAGGATCTCGACGTCCTTGTCGCGGTCACTCATCGACACAAGCCGCAGCAGGGCCAGAGTGTTGGCCACGCCGAGGTAGGTCAGTCCGAACAGCACACCCCTAACGTCGCGCAGCGCTCGACGTCGACCACTGTCGCGATTCAGCCCCCCGAACCCCCGCCGGAACCGACCGCTCCAGGCTTGCTGATCAACAAGCTGCGACCAGGAGGGATGAGGTTTTCGGCATCCACAGGGCCGGAACCCGCCCCTCGGTCAGGACCGCGCCCCGCACCACCTTGCCGTCCACGGCGATGACCCGCCGCACCGGCGGCGGCGCCACCGGTAGCCGGGAGCACAGCCAGTCGGCCCAGACCGCGGTCAACGTCTCGGCGTCAACGCGGACCAGCAGCCGCCACAGGGTGGTCAACACCGGCACCCGATCGGTGAACCCGAGCCGACTCCATGCTGGCGCGTCGAGATCCTCGACCCAGTCGCCGAACGCGGCGAACGTGCTCGCCCCGGCCATCACCGCGCACACCGCGTCCGCGAGCACACTCGCCAAGGGATTCCGAACCCCTCACGGGTCACGCGGGTCAGGCACCCGCGCCAGAGCCGTCATCAGGCCATATGTCTCACCGCCAGCGGGCCGGGAGTCGGTCGGGGCGGGGGCGTGCTGACGGATCACCTCGATCCCGTCTCGCTTTACCCTCCACACCGGCCACCTGGCCGTACGGCCAGGTGAGACGCACCTCAACCGACTACGCAAAGCCCCTGGACCGTGGGTGACGCGGGCGGTGAACCGATCGGTGGGGGCAGCACCGCGGCGACCGTGAGAGATCAGCCGGCACGTACGGCGCTGGTGGCGGTGTGTAGGACCCGGGCTGTTCCCGGAACGTTCGACGAGCCCAATCGGACACACCCATCGACCAACTTCACTTATTGCTGAATGGACGCAAGGACCGTGGCGCAGTCGAGTAGTTACCGGTGCTGCGGTAAAGCCGGAAGTGTAAATCCTATTTCCCGTGACGGGCCTCGGCCGACCCTGGAACCGCGCGAGCGACAACGACGCCACGGTGACGCAAGTCACCCGACTTCAAATAGTTACCGTGCGTGTCAGACCACTATCTCCGATCTACGTAAACACTCCAGAAAATCACGGAGTGTGAAACTTTGTGAAGCCGTTGTTTCTGCAATGTGGTATCGACACCAGGAGCGCTCCGCCAGCATCTATCGGCGATTAGAAACCAGAGCGGGTTCGCTGTAATATTCCTTCATCGCAAGCACC comes from Salinispora tropica CNB-440 and encodes:
- a CDS encoding transposase family protein, which translates into the protein MASVLADAVCAVMAGASTFAAFGDWVEDLDAPAWSRLGFTDRVPVLTTLWRLLVRVDAETLTAVWADWLCSRLPVAPPPVRRVIAVDGKVVRGAVLTEGRVPALWMPKTSSLLVAAC
- a CDS encoding ISL3 family transposase, translating into MEDVNRLVQAVFSGLSPLVIEDVVDEGERIVVRARTPQDTAVCPVCGASSGRVHGYHWRTVADVPVDGRRVVVRVRVRRLVCPTRGCHHTFREQVPGVLERYQRRTVRLNRQVKAVVKELAGRAGSRLLAILAMGLSRHTALRALLRIPLPTGRTPRVIGVDDFALRRRHRYATVVIDAETHERIEVLPDRTADTLEAWLREHPGVEVVCRDGSATYAEAIRRAVPDAVQVADRWHLWHNLCEATLSEVKAHSSCWVTVLDAPIYDGPRAQTTLERWHQVHDLLDQGVGLLECARRLQLALNTVKRYARADRPERMLRVPKYRAGLVDPYREHLRKRRAEDPGVGVKHLFEEIKALGFTGCLNRLHKYINQGRADADRSHISPRRLARMILTRPGNLKPEHRDLLARLTAACPEMTQLAAAVGRFAALLTPQPGNADRLSLWIVQVRAVDLPHLHAFTRGLERDRDAVNAALTLPYSNGPTEGVNTKTKRIARQMHGRAGFTLLRHRILLA
- the ltrA gene encoding group II intron reverse transcriptase/maturase, whose translation is MPQDAPLNGGALTEPAGPVRRVAEMQAKLHRWAAAGPGRRFDDLFNLVHDPATLLVAYSRVAGNLGARTAGVDGMTVADVERHIGVPGFLDDLRVQVKTGTFRPLPVRERKIPKPGGSGKVRRLGIPTVADRVVQAALKLVLEPIFEADFLPVSYGFRPKRRAQDAIAEIHYYGTHGYRWVLDADIEACFDSIDHVALMDRVRTRIKDKRVLTLVKAFLKAGILTELGDRRDTHTGTPQGGILSPLLANIALTVLDEHLMAGWRPDATMASEYRRAQLRKRGEATWRLVRYADDFVVLVHGGEDHAQALREDVATMLAPLGLRLSPAKTRVVHLSDGFDFLGFHIQWRRKRGTNKWHVYTFIAKRPIRSLKAKVRALTRRTSQQDLGTVLTRLNLVAHGWANYFRHAVAKNVFSMLDNFIWKRVIRMLIARHRWSWTDVRRHFVTPVGRWRPISAGEIELRPIAAIPVTRYRWRATRIPSPWSTTVNA
- a CDS encoding IS5 family transposase, producing MTERRPYPSDLSDARWALIAPRLTAWRQARTDAGVSGRTPTHDLRDIFNAILYINRTGIAWRYLPHDFPPYRTVYGYFAAWSKEGIFTELNYQLTGLVRDHHGRTTEPTASIMDSQSVKTSTNVPLSTQGTDAGKKVVGRKRGILTDTLGLLLAVTVTAASASDNTIGINLLNQATTTHPTLTKTWVDAGFKNRVVEHGAALGVDVETVTKDPQAKGFSVVKRRWVVERTIGWLMHHRRLVRDYEARPDNSASMITIAMIDNLAKRLTTETTPTWREPLQPQHTQNT
- a CDS encoding integrase, with protein sequence MLFGLTYLGVANTLALLRLVSMSDRDKDVEILALRHQIMALERHLHGDRVRFTPADRAWLAALLYPLPRTVRNRLWLLVRPDTVLRWRRDLIARRRARRCRPHQAGRLRTVRSIRRLVLRLASENSTWGYRRIHGELLVLGVKVAASTVWEILKAAGVDPAPQRTSGTWAAFLRSQAHAVIAADFFETTTLTGGRLYVLAIIEHATGRIRVLGVTAHPTAGWVTQTARNLVTDLEDAGCQVKYMIRDRDGTYPALFDTILADAGIDMVLSGVWVPRMNAVMERWSGPAGVNFSTRP